The following proteins are co-located in the Gloeocapsa sp. PCC 7428 genome:
- a CDS encoding HetZ-related protein 2: protein MIKWTEDLTQSWRSRLCLELQQYPEVTQASIVRWLIGNDIERIETLLPHELELVQQGMEYRYRILLHRYLGQSPERAYRNLTTRLSSLVILRNKIRTWVSLSRDRATTVLDVLQEVIQELLQSDRYMQQQMNWIAQCTDDAKLRNALLFTSLEEYSLRRIRNQPLIVYRFVNYLRRASRGGLTQVPAQDLVKLVSEDFCTEDNDEPISLFDTQAIAQHQDRQTHIEQQALRIKVQKEFEAYLAQKLGITALKWLQLYLQGKSQEAIARCLNLQVKEVYRLREKITYHAVRVFAAKEQTELVGNWLETSLQEHSFGLTPQQWQSYWEKLTPTQCQLIELLRDGKDTTTIAQLMHLQTHQVVGEWTKLYLVAQTMRTQG from the coding sequence ATGATTAAGTGGACAGAAGACCTTACACAAAGTTGGCGATCGCGGCTTTGTCTTGAACTACAACAATATCCTGAAGTCACCCAAGCGAGTATTGTGCGTTGGCTAATTGGTAACGATATCGAAAGAATCGAGACACTGCTTCCTCATGAACTAGAACTCGTACAGCAAGGAATGGAATACCGTTATCGCATCTTACTGCATCGCTATTTAGGGCAAAGTCCAGAACGTGCTTATCGCAACTTGACGACGCGCTTAAGTAGTTTAGTGATTCTCCGCAACAAGATTCGCACTTGGGTTTCTCTAAGTCGCGATCGCGCAACAACGGTACTCGATGTTCTGCAAGAAGTCATTCAAGAACTACTGCAAAGCGATCGCTATATGCAGCAGCAGATGAACTGGATTGCGCAATGCACTGATGATGCAAAACTGCGAAATGCATTGTTATTTACGAGTTTGGAGGAATATAGCCTACGGCGGATTCGCAATCAACCGTTGATTGTCTATCGATTTGTGAACTACTTACGTCGAGCTTCGCGCGGTGGATTAACGCAAGTTCCCGCCCAAGATTTGGTTAAGCTTGTATCAGAAGATTTTTGCACCGAAGACAATGACGAGCCAATTAGTTTATTTGATACCCAAGCGATCGCGCAACATCAAGATCGACAAACACATATTGAGCAACAAGCTTTAAGAATCAAAGTTCAAAAGGAATTTGAAGCTTATTTAGCCCAAAAACTGGGAATAACCGCACTTAAGTGGTTACAGCTATATCTGCAAGGAAAATCGCAAGAAGCGATCGCACGCTGTTTAAACTTGCAAGTTAAAGAAGTATACCGCCTGCGCGAAAAGATCACTTATCATGCAGTACGCGTATTTGCGGCAAAAGAACAAACCGAACTGGTTGGAAACTGGCTGGAAACTTCTTTACAGGAACATAGCTTTGGTTTAACACCGCAGCAATGGCAAAGTTATTGGGAAAAATTAACCCCTACACAATGTCAGCTAATCGAGTTGCTGAGAGATGGTAAGGATACAACAACCATTGCGCAGTTGATGCATCTGCAAACCCATCAAGTAGTTGGGGAGTGGACTAAGCTATACCTAGTAGCTCAAACCATGCGAACTCAAGGATAA
- a CDS encoding NB-ARC domain-containing protein, which produces MNVEEAIDVVEKLLEQGRLNKAQEIVFRQSWEGKSYMEIAKASGYDTGYIKDTGSHLWQLLTKVFGKKVTKNNFQSVVLRYARVVVPKELNNLATARWRTASATSEAVVSNISSIQTLSTQFATIQEEGTTQHDWGGAPDISIFYGRKEELVTLQQWIVQDRCRLVTLLGMGGIGKTSVSVKLAQEIQTDFEYIIWRSLRNAPPIQELLTNLISFFSNQQETINDFPESVEAKISLLTDYLRASRCLLILDNAETILRQGERAGYYLEGYEEYGQLLRCIAQTPHQSCTILTSREKPRGLASYEGIALPVRSLHLNGLTAAEGKEIFAAKGLFCSALQQQLLLEHYRGNPLALKIVATNIQELFDGDVTQFLAQGTAVFGDIWDLLAQQFMRLSIAEQQIMYWLAINREPITLTELKQDILPLISPREVLEALESLQQRSLIEKAAPITLKNTARFTQQPAVMEYVTDQFVTTICNEITTLDINLFNSHALIKAQTKDYIRDAQARFIVQPLVDKLLASFRNKKRIEEHLDRILPQLRTSLASGYSGGNILNLLIHLQTDLSHYDFSEMSVWQAYLKNANLQHVNLQYADLTNSAFSENFGCILALTYSPDGEIIATAGEAGQIRLWRVADMKPILTWKGHIRWILAVSFSPDGTILATGSDDRTVKLWDAHTGELLQTLQGHASWVWSLAFSPDGTILATGSDDRTVKLWDITTGQVLQSFQGHTNRVESVNFNPQGTILASGSNDGSIRLWNVTSGQAIQLTESAQPVRAIAFSVDGALLASGGDDGNVTLWDLTSGSCLRLQGHTYLVQSLAFSPDRQTLASGSHDKTIKLWDLTTGQCTKTLQGHASRVWAVAFSPDGQTLVSGSDDRLLKLWDVETGKALKTLWGYTNLVRVVVFSPDGTLLATGSSDRTVRLWDIHTGKVVKAFQGHTRGILSTAFSHNGQILASASEKINLWNVATGKLIRTLQGHTNWVWSVAFHSQDNILASASGDHTVKLWNVATGRCLRTLVGHTNWVWSVAFHPQGRILASSGDVTVRLWDVVTGECIKVLQGHTNGVWSVAFHPQGKILASASDDYTVKLWDVDTGACLQTLQEHTNGVWSVAFSPDGNLLASASDDKTLKLWDVSTGKCLQTFQGHSDRVTSVSFHPQGKLLASGEQEEKIKLWDLDTGECLTTIRSERPYEGMNITGVTGLTEAQIAMLKALGAVETEAAEEPAPCGRSVACGGILR; this is translated from the coding sequence ATGAACGTTGAAGAAGCAATAGATGTTGTCGAGAAACTTCTCGAACAAGGACGCTTAAACAAAGCTCAAGAAATTGTATTTCGGCAATCTTGGGAAGGAAAATCATACATGGAGATTGCTAAAGCGTCTGGTTATGATACTGGTTATATCAAAGATACCGGTTCTCATTTGTGGCAGTTACTGACTAAAGTTTTTGGTAAAAAAGTTACTAAAAATAACTTTCAATCGGTTGTGTTACGCTACGCGCGGGTAGTAGTGCCCAAAGAGTTAAATAATCTAGCAACAGCAAGGTGGCGAACCGCAAGTGCTACAAGCGAAGCTGTAGTTTCTAACATTTCATCGATTCAGACACTGAGTACTCAATTCGCAACAATTCAAGAAGAAGGTACGACTCAACATGATTGGGGAGGTGCGCCTGATATATCAATTTTTTATGGCAGAAAAGAAGAATTAGTAACACTACAACAATGGATTGTTCAAGATCGCTGTCGATTAGTGACTTTACTAGGAATGGGTGGAATTGGGAAGACCAGTGTGTCAGTAAAGTTAGCACAAGAAATTCAAACCGATTTTGAATATATTATTTGGCGAAGTCTGCGGAATGCACCACCGATTCAAGAGTTATTGACAAACTTAATTTCATTTTTCTCGAATCAACAAGAAACAATCAACGATTTCCCTGAAAGCGTTGAAGCTAAAATCTCACTTTTAACCGATTATTTACGTGCGTCACGGTGTTTACTGATTCTTGATAATGCCGAAACAATTTTACGTCAGGGCGAACGTGCAGGCTATTACCTCGAAGGGTATGAAGAATACGGACAACTCTTGCGCTGTATTGCTCAAACACCACATCAAAGCTGTACGATCTTGACAAGCCGCGAAAAGCCGCGAGGCTTAGCATCATATGAAGGAATTGCATTACCCGTGCGATCGCTGCATCTAAATGGGTTAACCGCAGCCGAAGGGAAGGAAATCTTTGCAGCGAAAGGACTTTTTTGCTCAGCGTTACAACAACAACTTTTGCTTGAGCATTATCGCGGTAATCCGTTAGCTTTAAAAATAGTCGCGACGAATATTCAAGAATTATTTGATGGCGATGTCACTCAATTTCTCGCACAAGGTACTGCTGTTTTTGGCGATATCTGGGATCTGCTTGCGCAACAATTTATGCGTTTGTCGATTGCTGAACAGCAAATTATGTACTGGTTAGCCATCAATCGCGAACCTATTACATTAACAGAACTCAAACAAGACATCCTACCACTCATATCGCCGCGCGAAGTTCTAGAAGCACTCGAATCGCTACAACAACGCTCTTTAATTGAAAAAGCAGCCCCGATAACGCTTAAAAATACCGCAAGATTTACGCAACAGCCTGCGGTGATGGAGTATGTCACCGATCAATTTGTTACGACAATCTGCAATGAAATTACAACTCTAGATATTAACCTTTTCAATAGTCATGCGCTAATTAAAGCACAAACGAAAGACTACATTCGCGATGCGCAAGCGCGATTTATCGTGCAACCATTAGTCGATAAACTTCTAGCTAGTTTTAGAAATAAAAAAAGAATTGAAGAACACCTCGATCGCATTCTTCCACAACTGCGGACATCACTTGCCTCAGGATATAGCGGAGGTAACATTCTTAACTTACTCATTCACTTGCAAACTGATTTAAGTCACTACGACTTTTCTGAGATGAGTGTCTGGCAAGCTTATCTCAAAAACGCTAACTTGCAACACGTTAACTTGCAATACGCAGATTTAACCAATTCAGCATTTAGCGAGAACTTCGGCTGTATTTTGGCGCTGACTTACAGTCCAGACGGAGAAATTATTGCAACTGCGGGGGAAGCAGGACAAATTCGCTTATGGCGCGTTGCAGATATGAAACCTATCTTAACGTGGAAAGGTCATATTCGTTGGATTTTAGCCGTATCATTTAGTCCTGATGGCACAATTTTAGCGACAGGGAGCGACGATCGCACCGTAAAACTTTGGGACGCGCACACGGGCGAACTGTTGCAGACGCTACAAGGACATGCAAGCTGGGTGTGGTCGCTGGCTTTTAGTCCTGATGGCACAATTTTAGCAACAGGGAGCGACGATCGCACCGTAAAACTTTGGGACATTACCACAGGTCAAGTTCTACAATCTTTCCAAGGACACACCAATCGCGTCGAGTCTGTCAACTTCAATCCCCAAGGAACAATTTTAGCAAGTGGCAGCAATGACGGTAGTATTAGGTTATGGAATGTAACGAGCGGTCAGGCGATCCAATTAACCGAATCAGCGCAGCCAGTACGCGCGATCGCTTTTAGTGTTGATGGTGCGCTCCTAGCAAGTGGTGGTGATGATGGCAACGTTACACTTTGGGATCTCACTAGCGGAAGCTGTTTGCGTTTACAAGGGCATACTTACTTAGTGCAAAGCCTAGCATTTAGCCCCGATCGCCAAACCCTCGCCAGTGGCAGTCACGACAAAACTATCAAATTATGGGATCTGACGACAGGACAATGCACAAAAACACTGCAAGGACACGCCAGCCGCGTTTGGGCAGTTGCGTTTAGTCCTGATGGACAAACTTTAGTCAGTGGTAGTGACGATCGCTTGTTAAAACTGTGGGATGTCGAGACAGGTAAAGCGTTAAAAACACTCTGGGGTTATACAAATCTGGTGCGAGTTGTTGTTTTTAGTCCTGATGGAACCTTATTGGCTACGGGAAGTAGCGATCGCACCGTGCGCTTATGGGATATCCACACGGGTAAAGTTGTCAAAGCTTTTCAAGGACACACGCGTGGTATTCTTTCGACGGCATTTAGCCACAATGGGCAAATTCTCGCAAGTGCCAGTGAAAAAATTAATTTGTGGAACGTCGCAACCGGTAAGCTGATTAGAACATTACAAGGACACACAAACTGGGTATGGTCGGTGGCATTCCATTCTCAAGACAACATTTTAGCGAGTGCGAGCGGCGATCATACGGTGAAGCTATGGAATGTGGCAACAGGACGTTGCCTGCGAACGCTTGTAGGACATACAAACTGGGTGTGGTCGGTGGCGTTTCATCCGCAGGGTAGGATTTTAGCAAGTAGCGGTGATGTCACTGTCAGATTATGGGACGTTGTTACAGGAGAGTGTATCAAGGTTCTTCAAGGACATACTAACGGCGTTTGGTCGGTGGCGTTCCATCCGCAAGGCAAAATTCTGGCAAGTGCTAGCGACGACTACACCGTAAAGTTATGGGATGTTGACACAGGAGCGTGTTTGCAAACATTGCAAGAACACACGAACGGCGTTTGGTCGGTCGCATTTAGTCCTGATGGCAACCTCCTCGCCAGTGCGAGTGATGATAAAACATTAAAACTCTGGGACGTTAGTACGGGCAAGTGCTTACAAACCTTCCAAGGACATAGCGATCGCGTTACATCCGTCAGTTTTCACCCCCAGGGAAAACTTCTCGCAAGTGGCGAACAAGAAGAAAAGATCAAACTTTGGGATCTCGATACCGGCGAGTGCTTAACCACAATCCGTAGTGAACGCCCTTATGAGGGCATGAATATTACTGGTGTCACTGGCTTAACTGAGGCTCAAATCGCTATGCTCAAAGCCCTTGGTGCAGTGGAAACGGAAGCAGCAGAGGAGCCTGCGCCGTGCGGGAGGTCGGTTGCGTGCGGAGGTATCCTCCGTTGA
- a CDS encoding ATP-binding protein, translating into MLPMRVQSPIQSSESERNINLDQQTQLDPHGEAIALFDAANRLVVFNQQFCQNWGLHSNWLKQKPHYEEVFAEIVKQGYWSQTEYAQFLSAVASPETTFPIYIEQTDGKFIEAYCSDTSDAGNIITFLDITEHRRSQAHLSAELKRQAFLLGLMERIQPASELQEIGHFALSYLIQAMGAAFGDVKVISSNGQEALAHVLTNEVSGQFVATYGEAVVAEMTKLLDRGIPYGQGLLWQVVETATPLFVEDYYKHPKAVTAFRHPGIGQLGIFPIPAADGTIIGVLTLESRSLRKLQDAPQQDMLMAACRMLGVAIERAQAQERLRQINKDLEQASQLKSEFLASMSHELRTPLNSILGFSDLLLRQDFAPLSSRQTKYLRVIEESGQHLLQLINDILDLSKIESGKAELELQPVSIPDLCLQCQEMIQPRVNKKRLKLSLDFDDRLKQANLDERRVRQILINLLSNAVKFTPEGGHIQLSCRIAYGNELKSEIYRPDCSPVNLSTPYVCIAVEDTGIGIPPDKWHLLFRPFQQVDASLTRQHEGTGLGLALTKRLAELHGGTVSLESIENQGSTFRVWLPLTEMRQQLARYPNQTEAAPECAIATGEGKWIWVVEDQPYNQALIIEMLELQGYRVELIADGRAMMEAIHLYAASAKALPDLILMDIQLPKVDGFKLIRQLKSSPYWQSVPVVALTAMAMTGDCDRCLGAGADAYLSKPLSLTNLQNTLQALIKA; encoded by the coding sequence ATGCTGCCAATGCGGGTGCAATCGCCAATCCAGTCATCAGAATCAGAACGCAATATCAATCTCGATCAGCAAACGCAACTTGATCCACATGGTGAAGCGATCGCGTTGTTCGATGCTGCCAATCGCCTTGTTGTATTTAATCAACAGTTTTGTCAAAATTGGGGCTTACACTCCAACTGGCTCAAACAAAAACCCCATTACGAAGAGGTTTTTGCTGAAATCGTCAAGCAAGGCTACTGGTCGCAAACAGAGTACGCGCAATTTCTGAGCGCAGTTGCATCACCTGAGACAACTTTTCCGATATATATTGAGCAAACCGATGGAAAGTTCATAGAAGCTTATTGTAGCGACACATCGGATGCTGGAAATATCATTACTTTTTTAGATATTACTGAACATCGACGTTCTCAAGCGCATCTTAGCGCCGAACTCAAACGACAAGCATTTCTTTTGGGTTTGATGGAACGTATCCAGCCTGCGAGTGAACTGCAAGAAATTGGACACTTTGCACTCAGCTACCTGATACAAGCAATGGGGGCTGCGTTTGGTGATGTCAAAGTCATTTCCAGTAATGGGCAAGAAGCTTTGGCGCACGTCCTCACGAATGAAGTTTCTGGGCAATTTGTCGCGACTTATGGTGAGGCTGTTGTAGCCGAGATGACAAAATTACTCGATCGCGGCATTCCCTACGGACAAGGACTTCTCTGGCAAGTTGTCGAGACTGCTACACCGCTATTTGTTGAAGATTATTACAAACACCCCAAGGCAGTAACCGCATTTCGTCACCCTGGTATTGGTCAATTAGGTATCTTTCCAATTCCCGCTGCTGACGGCACCATCATTGGTGTATTAACGCTAGAATCTCGAAGCTTACGCAAGTTACAAGATGCTCCACAGCAAGATATGCTTATGGCAGCCTGCCGGATGCTCGGAGTTGCGATCGAACGCGCCCAAGCGCAAGAACGCCTGCGTCAGATTAACAAAGATTTAGAGCAAGCGTCGCAGCTTAAGTCAGAATTTTTGGCTTCGATGTCGCACGAACTACGCACGCCCTTAAATAGTATTCTCGGTTTTTCAGATCTACTACTACGCCAAGATTTCGCGCCTTTATCTTCGCGTCAAACAAAATATTTGCGGGTGATTGAAGAAAGCGGTCAACACCTTTTGCAACTGATTAATGATATTCTCGACTTATCTAAAATTGAATCTGGTAAAGCTGAATTAGAATTACAACCTGTCTCGATACCCGATCTGTGTCTTCAATGTCAGGAAATGATTCAGCCCCGCGTCAATAAGAAGCGGCTGAAACTCTCGCTCGATTTTGACGATCGCTTAAAACAAGCTAATTTAGATGAACGTCGTGTTCGCCAAATTTTAATTAACCTACTCTCGAATGCGGTTAAATTTACTCCTGAAGGCGGTCACATTCAACTGAGTTGTCGAATCGCTTACGGCAATGAATTAAAATCAGAAATTTATCGACCCGATTGTAGTCCAGTCAATCTGAGTACACCGTATGTGTGTATCGCCGTTGAAGATACAGGAATTGGTATTCCTCCAGACAAGTGGCATTTACTATTTCGTCCTTTTCAACAAGTCGATGCTTCTTTGACTCGACAACACGAAGGGACAGGCTTAGGGTTAGCACTCACAAAACGACTCGCAGAACTTCATGGCGGAACGGTTTCGCTCGAATCAATAGAAAATCAAGGTAGTACATTTCGGGTGTGGCTACCGTTAACCGAAATGCGCCAGCAGTTGGCACGTTATCCAAATCAGACTGAAGCTGCGCCAGAATGTGCGATCGCAACTGGTGAAGGTAAATGGATATGGGTTGTAGAGGATCAGCCATACAACCAAGCACTCATTATCGAGATGTTGGAATTACAAGGTTATAGAGTAGAGCTAATTGCCGACGGTCGTGCCATGATGGAAGCAATTCATTTGTACGCTGCATCTGCCAAAGCTTTACCCGATTTGATTCTTATGGATATTCAGTTGCCGAAAGTCGATGGTTTTAAACTGATTCGCCAACTCAAATCTAGCCCTTATTGGCAATCAGTACCAGTCGTGGCGCTGACCGCAATGGCAATGACAGGCGATTGCGATCGCTGTCTGGGTGCGGGCGCAGATGCTTATCTAAGTAAACCTCTAAGTTTGACTAATCTACAAAATACACTGCAAGCTTTAATCAAAGCCTAG